The Streptomyces sp. NBC_01689 genome includes a window with the following:
- the mmsA gene encoding multiple monosaccharide ABC transporter ATP-binding protein, whose product MAGPVLEMRSIVKTFPGVKALSDVTLTVQQGEVHAICGENGAGKSTLMKVLSGVHPHGSYEGDILFESEVCTFKDIRASEQHGIVIIHQELALVPYLSIAENIFLGNEHATRGLISWTETLRHASELLRRVGLDENPQTRVADIGVGKQQLVEIAKALSKKVKLLILDEPTAALNDEDSGKLLDLILELKNQGMTSIIISHKLNEIERVADSVTILRDGRTIETLDVKAAETTEDRIISGMVGRDLEHRFPERTPHHPEEGAAPALEIRDWTVFHPIDQQRKVVDDVSITVRRGEIVGIAGLMGAGRTELAMNVFGRAYGRYAGGTVLRDGKEIRTKTVSEAVGHGIAYVTEDRKHYGLNLIDTINRNITLSALGKVARRGVVDEHEERQVSEGFRTSMNIKAPTVFEPVGKLSGGNQQKVVLSKWIFAGPEVLILDEPTRGIDVGAKFEIYTVIDRLAAEGKAVVFISSELPELLGMCDRIYTMAAGRLTGEFSRAEASQESLMRQMTKDKEVTR is encoded by the coding sequence ATGGCGGGACCCGTCCTGGAAATGCGCTCGATCGTCAAGACCTTTCCCGGCGTCAAGGCGCTGTCGGACGTCACCCTGACCGTCCAGCAGGGCGAGGTCCATGCCATCTGCGGGGAGAACGGCGCCGGCAAGTCGACCTTGATGAAGGTCCTCTCCGGCGTTCACCCGCACGGGAGTTACGAAGGGGACATCCTCTTCGAGTCGGAGGTCTGCACCTTCAAGGACATCAGGGCCAGCGAGCAGCACGGCATCGTGATCATCCACCAGGAGCTGGCCCTGGTTCCCTACCTCTCCATCGCGGAGAACATCTTCCTCGGCAACGAGCACGCCACCCGCGGGCTCATCAGCTGGACCGAGACACTGCGGCACGCCTCAGAGCTGCTGCGGCGGGTCGGGCTCGACGAGAACCCGCAGACCCGGGTCGCCGACATCGGCGTGGGCAAGCAGCAGCTCGTCGAGATCGCGAAGGCGCTGTCGAAGAAGGTGAAGCTGCTCATCCTGGACGAGCCGACCGCCGCCCTGAACGACGAGGACAGCGGCAAGCTCCTGGACCTCATCCTGGAGCTGAAGAACCAGGGCATGACCTCGATCATCATCTCCCACAAGCTGAACGAGATCGAGCGGGTCGCGGACTCGGTGACCATCCTGCGCGACGGCCGGACCATCGAGACGCTCGACGTGAAGGCCGCGGAGACCACCGAGGACCGGATCATCAGCGGCATGGTCGGCCGCGACCTGGAACACCGCTTCCCGGAGCGGACCCCGCACCACCCGGAGGAGGGCGCCGCGCCCGCCCTGGAGATCCGCGACTGGACCGTGTTCCACCCGATCGACCAGCAGCGCAAGGTGGTCGACGACGTGTCGATCACCGTGCGCCGCGGTGAGATCGTCGGTATCGCCGGGCTCATGGGCGCCGGACGCACCGAACTGGCGATGAACGTCTTCGGGCGCGCCTACGGCCGCTACGCGGGCGGCACGGTGCTCAGGGACGGCAAGGAGATCCGGACGAAGACCGTGTCCGAGGCGGTCGGGCACGGGATCGCCTACGTCACCGAGGACCGCAAGCACTACGGCCTCAACCTCATCGACACGATCAACCGCAACATCACGCTCAGCGCCCTGGGCAAGGTCGCCCGGCGCGGGGTCGTCGACGAGCACGAGGAGCGCCAGGTCTCCGAGGGCTTCCGCACGTCGATGAACATCAAGGCACCCACGGTGTTCGAACCGGTGGGCAAGCTGTCGGGCGGCAACCAGCAGAAGGTCGTCCTGAGCAAGTGGATCTTCGCCGGGCCCGAGGTGCTGATCCTGGACGAGCCGACCCGCGGGATCGACGTGGGCGCCAAGTTCGAGATCTACACGGTCATCGACCGGCTGGCGGCCGAGGGCAAGGCGGTCGTCTTCATCTCCTCCGAGCTGCCGGAGCTGCTCGGCATGTGCGACCGCATCTACACGATGGCAGCGGGACGGCTGACCGGTGAGTTCTCGCGGGCGGAGGCCTCGCAGGAATCGCTGATGCGTCAGATGACGAAGGACAAAGAGGTAACGCGATGA
- the chvE gene encoding multiple monosaccharide ABC transporter substrate-binding protein, producing MIMRNRRAALTAIAGAASLALSLSACGQNSDGGSKSDSKDIKGATIGISMPTKSSERWIGDGNNVVKDLQSKGYKTKLAFGEDDPDQQVSQIENMITQGVKALIIAAIDNKSMNNVLQQAADAKIPVISYDRLILGTKNVDYYASFDNTKVGELQAGYIVDKLGLKDGSKKGPFNIELFAGSNDDNNTKYFFQGAMSVLQPYIDKKQLVVKSGQTQLNQVTTLRWDGGTAQKRMDDILTSAYKTAHVDAVLSPYDGISIGILSSLKSDDYGSKSKPLPIVSGQDAELASVKSIIAGEQTMTVYKDTRKLATVASNMVDAALKGKKPEINDDKTYDNGTKVVPAYLLQPVSVDKTNYEKELVATGYYKDSDLK from the coding sequence ATGATCATGCGTAATCGCAGAGCTGCCCTCACCGCCATAGCCGGCGCCGCGTCCCTCGCCCTGTCCCTGTCCGCCTGCGGCCAGAACAGCGACGGAGGCAGCAAGAGCGACAGCAAGGACATCAAGGGCGCCACCATCGGCATCTCGATGCCGACCAAGTCCTCCGAGCGCTGGATCGGGGACGGCAACAACGTGGTCAAGGACCTCCAGTCCAAGGGGTACAAGACCAAGCTGGCCTTCGGTGAGGACGACCCGGACCAGCAGGTCTCGCAGATCGAGAACATGATCACGCAGGGCGTGAAGGCCCTGATCATCGCGGCCATCGACAACAAGTCGATGAACAACGTGCTCCAGCAGGCCGCCGACGCCAAGATCCCGGTGATCTCCTACGACCGCCTGATCCTCGGCACCAAGAACGTCGACTACTACGCGTCGTTCGACAACACCAAGGTCGGTGAGCTGCAGGCGGGTTACATCGTCGACAAGCTCGGCCTGAAGGACGGCAGCAAGAAGGGCCCGTTCAACATCGAGCTGTTCGCGGGCTCGAACGACGACAACAACACGAAGTACTTCTTCCAGGGCGCGATGAGCGTCCTGCAGCCCTACATCGACAAGAAGCAGCTCGTCGTCAAGTCCGGCCAGACGCAGCTGAACCAGGTCACCACGCTGCGCTGGGACGGCGGCACCGCGCAGAAGCGCATGGACGACATCCTGACCTCGGCGTACAAGACGGCCCACGTCGACGCGGTGCTCTCGCCCTACGACGGCATCTCCATCGGCATCCTGTCGTCGCTGAAGTCGGACGACTACGGGTCCAAGAGCAAGCCGCTGCCGATCGTCTCCGGTCAGGACGCCGAGCTCGCGTCGGTGAAGTCGATCATCGCCGGCGAGCAGACGATGACCGTCTACAAGGACACCCGCAAGCTCGCGACGGTGGCCTCGAACATGGTCGACGCGGCGCTCAAGGGCAAGAAGCCCGAGATCAACGACGACAAGACCTACGACAACGGCACCAAGGTCGTCCCCGCCTACCTGCTGCAGCCGGTGAGCGTCGACAAGACCAACTACGAGAAGGAACTCGTCGCCACCGGCTACTACAAGGACAGCGACCTCAAGTAA